The DNA sequence AAAAGGAAGGACTGCGCGTCGGCTATTTCCCGGCGCCCTTCTAAAGCCGGCTGCGCAGCTCTTATGCTCCTAACGAAGTGCCGGCTGCGTCCCAGTGCGGCCTcgctctgctcctcctcctcctctcctttTCCTCTCGCTCGTCTAAGGTTTCGTTTTCGCTCCTCGGTATGGAGATGGCGATGCCAGCAAGCGTCTCTATTTCTGTAGGCCACCCATTCCTGTGGGGCGTTTGCAGCGGCAGTGCTCCGCAGCCGGATTGCTGCACCGCCcaacacttggggggggggggttgagtgtCATCATAAAGATGCGCACTTTCATTGCACGCACCCTGTTAATGATAGGGActcatttataaaaatatatataaaataaagacTTTTCACTAATGTTCTAAAAACACACATGACACAACATTTTATCTCAAGGTATGCTCCCAGGGCTGTATCACACTTGTCTGATGCTTACAGCGTTCAGGTGGATGttactgtctgaccctgctctctcaaaTGTATTTCACTTTGAATACAATATATGTAATGTAATTGGTGTCTAAATAGcctcttctgtgtgtgtgctttgtAATTAACTGCTGTTCTGTCGGGTGTACACCAGTCTTGTGCTCTCTGCTGACTGGGATAAGCCTCGGGCCGCTCTGCTCAGGATAAGCCACTGTGCAACCCCTTTGTGATTGTATTTTGGATGAGATGGTCTCCTAACTTACCTATGTTGACACAAATATTATTTTTCTGACATATCATACTGAGGAAAAATCACACAAATAAGTTTTGCGTATCACATGAAAGATGGAATATTGCACATATCTTtccatatgttagtatgctgtATATAtgtgaataagcaatataataaaatGCTCTGAATGGTTCACTTCTCTTAGCCCTGGCTGTATATAGATTTATGCAGCTCGTTTTTTAACCAATCAATTATTTGGTTATGATGGATCTGTTAGAAACATTAATGTATATGGTGAATTTGTAATTTGATGTCTCATGTGATATTTATGTATACTAATTAGTATGTATACTAACTTCAGTTAACTACACTTCGCAATTTTTCACCAAGATAGATTACGTATGTGAAAGTACCGTtcagaattttaaaaatgacgtAACGAATTAGTATGGCACAAAAAGAGTCGCACAGGGTAATTGTAGATGATCCTCCCGGTCGTGAGGTGGCAGCAACGTTTCCATGTGACATAAGCGGTATTCTTTCACATTCGGAAGAAGCGGATCTGAGTTTCCCAGATTGTGCTTACCGGCTGTACTTGTGTTGAAGGTCGAGAACTCAAAAGGTGAGGATTTTAATTTAACGGTGTTTGGGatagtttttaattttttctttttcttttttatgtatCTCTATGTAGTCATATATGCTGAAGTTGCTGTGAATAACGTAGATATTTAATCTGAGTGCATTTTTGGTACGCGTGGGCCGTGGTAGGTCATATCAACCTGAAATGGCTAATCGGTTACCTGGCTTTCTCGCTTGCTTATATTTCTTTTAAACAGTGTTACGTTAATATGTATTACTGGCGAAATACCGAATCATCTAACGTTTACTTGGATATACGTCTTGTACTCATGAATATTAGCTTGCAGGACGGGAATTTCGTGACCGAATTGATGTTATAAATATTGAAGTAGAACAAGTCTAGAAATCCAAAAGCACTTGGCTGTTTTAATATGTccactcaatttaataaaattgttTTCAATTAGCGGAGTTgacatttcaaaatgtttaactcGCTACCGGAAGTTAAGTGAATTTTGTAGCAATAGTCGTATATGACAATTTCAGTAGCAAAATATCCACGTAAGAGAACAATTACAGTCCCGTAAAACCTCATTTTTAGAAACCCCAACAGAAACGTCAACGCGATGCACGGGGTAACACACCGCGATGCACGGGGTTGCAATCCATCTCTTTTTGTCAAAGGCTGTCGGAATATAGCGCTGGTAGTCTTACTGAAGAAGTGATCCTCTGTCTCCTCAAATAAAGTCTTTTACTGAGGAATACATGGCATTTGAAATTTTGcatcaaagaaaatgtaatATGGATTTTTGTGCTTCTCTGACCTTAATTATGATTGTCCTTAACACAGGAAATAATGTTCTGAAATGAGAATGAGTGAGTAAATTGAATTCAGCAGTGGTATTCGTCATTAAAAGTTTACAAAAAGGTACTTGGCTACATAGGCCAATGTTCATGAAATTGGAAAGACAACAGATTCATTATCTAATGCTAATACATCAGAATCCTCGTGTGAATTTTCTGTACATGGTTAAATGTGTATTAACAAAAGCAATTCCATTTGTAAACCAACAGGGATTTCACGATGTCTCTGGCCAAGCCTGTGATGCGAGGACTTCTTGCAAAGCGGTTGAGGCTCCATCTGCCAATTGCTTTTGCTGTGGCTCTGACTATAGCTGTAGGCGTTAAGGTTAGATTGCTGTctcgtgtgtgtttgtatgctaTATGATTTATCATCAGCAGAAGCAAAGAAATGTGTGTATCTCAGAAGCATACTAAGGTAAAACAGGAACAAATAAATCATATATTGGCTTTAAAACCCAGTGCCTCTAAGCACTGGGCACTATAACCTTCTGGTTCTGCTCCCTTATTAAATGGCTTAATCTCTACTTCTCCACCCAGTATGGAATCACAGAACCCAGGAAATGGGCATATGCTGAATTCTACAAGAACTATGATGCCAATAAAGAGTTCAACAGCATGAGGGAAGCTGGCATTTTTGAGAGTGTCAGGCCCTCTGGCAAATAAACTTCTGTAAGTACCTCAAGCAGTGAAAATTTATTATCCATCATTTCTTCAATGTGCTTCATTTCAGAACCAGTTTATAGAATGACTAATTCTATTTATGGTGGAATTGTGTTTTTCTGCAGGTCTGCCCTTGCTAGTCTGAGCCTCTGCCAGCTCTATAATGGTGTGATGTTGAAGATTTTGACATTGTTTTCCCAATAAATCTAATAAACATTCTACTGTAATGTAGCACTGTTTGACTTTGTAAGTTGTTTCTAAACATGTTTTCCTGAAAATGTCCCTTTCAGAGAATTCAGacactgaaagcctttcattaTTGGTTCTGATTGTATAGAGAGAAGCATGGCTCAGTAGCTGACGTGCTGTGTGGTGATTGCATGTCCAATCTGAGACGGTatgagtttcctcccacagccaTGTGCTGTATTGACTTTTTTTGTATGGGTGTGCCTGGGAAAAGAAGAATAAccagttttttttaaagtgttcaATTCTGTGTTCTGCACTTATTTTTGGTGTTTTTAGCTGGCTAGTGCTTCATCTTCTGGTGATGCAGAATGCCCAGCAGCTTGGACCAAACCTCTCTTTTGAGACCACAGACTCTCACTCGTTCTAGTCACTCCCGGGCCAGTCGGCAGATATAATCCCATTAGCATGTCCTGGGTGTGTTCTTGGGCCCTTGAGAGCTGACCAGATGGCATCCTTATAAGTTGcccaaaccacctcaactgaCTCCTCTCAATCCAAAGGCAGAGCAGCAACTCTTTTTCAAAATCTCTCTAGATCTCTGTACTCTATACAGATGGTAGCCTGGTTATGTACGTCTAACTTCAGACCACCTCAGTGTCTGCAAAGCTTCAGCTGTCAAATTCATCCACTTGTTAGCATCATGTTTTTGCTACCTGTCACCTGTGAACAAGACCTTACAATACTCATTCACGAAAGACTCTTCCCTTAACTGGAAAGAAGCTATCCATTCATTTGTCAGGCAGATGCTGATTCTAATTTCTTTGAGTTACATTTCAGACTGCTGAAGGACATGTTGGATGTGCTGGAACTAGACAATCGGTTTGTGGGTTAGGACTCTGCTCATGATTAGATGATtgatggttcaaatcccattgctGACATAGTAATATcactattgggcccttgagcaagacctttAACCCCAATTACTCCAGGGGCCCTGGCTCTAAGACAACTATAGGTGTTACTCATTGGGGTGGACAGGTGGGATATATTCAAAACTCTGGTGTTTGTCCCACCCAACATCTTCCAGGATTTTGgttttaaaaatatgaataaaattgGCGTGAGAATTTGGTTATCtaacccagtgtttcccaaccctgtCCATGGGGAACcctggacagtccacgtttttgcttccactCAGCCCCCATCCAATCAGGAACAACAAATACCTGGTACAGTTGtactgggagctgaaaggaaggtTGGGAAACAGTTGCATTCTTATAAACAAATGTATACAGTCAATACTGAAATGTAAGGGTAGCCTAACCATACAGATGCTGGACAATGAAAGTGAAATACCTGTTCAATAGTAGTTGATGTTTCACACCTATATATGCATGGCCTGGGGGCCAGTCTTCCCTGAGTAAGTAAGGGTAATGTTGGCATACTACCACAATGGACGGACCACATCTAACGTAGGTAACCTTGGATGCAAGAGGAAGCTGTCTCAATGGTATGTCCAGGTACTAACCTGGattgtaaacaaaaaaaaaaatccacagctGCCCAATTCGTTCCAGAACTAAATGTGTGCCTCAAGtctcctgtttccaccaaaATTGTCAGTCAATATTCATGGTCGGGCGGCTATAGCAAAACCATTGGTCACTTCTGCCGATGTCAAACATTGGTTTCGGTGGTGTGAGCGGCGCAAATCTCGGGCTGTGGACAATGTGAAACGTGAATTGTTCTGATGAGTCCACTGTCACTGTGTTTTTCACATCTGAGAGAATTATGGTGTGGCGAAGCTCCAATGAGCCTTACCACCTGGGCTGTTGTGCAGCCAGAGTGCAACACAGGTGTGGATCAATCATGGATTGGGCTGAAATGTGGCATAACCTAGGCCCACTACTTGGGCTAGATGGGCATGTCACTGTCCAGGACTACTGAACTATCCTGGAGAACCCAATGGTTCAAACATTGTACCCTGAAGGTGGTGCCGTGTGTCGGGGTGATAATGCACCAATACACACAGCAAGACTGGTGACAGAGTggtttgatgaacatgaaagtgaagctgaacatctcccatggcctgcagtcaccagatctgaatATTATTGAGCCACTTTGGTGTGCTTTGGAGGAGCGAGTCAGGAAACGTTTTCTTCCACCAGTATACATAATGACCTAGCCACAGCTTTGCAAGATGAATGACTGAAAATCCCTCTGGTCATTCTACAGGACTTATATCTGTATTTTCCAAGGCAAACTGATGCTGAATTGGCCACAAAAGAAGGTCCTACACCATACTAATAAATTATTGTGGTCGAAGACCAAGTGTATTAGTTTCATTGTCCAACCCCTGTAAGTACACATATGATATCATACAGGATAATGTGAGAGGATGGATTTGATCTGTCACTGTCCCCGCAATATTGAAAGCACAGTAAAATCCCTTTGTAGCCAATCAGTTGCTGTAAGCCTTaaacttgctctcacctgcCTGTGTCTCATGCAGAGCATGATAGGATAGGTGAAAAAGAGTTTTGCCACAGGGATGAATAAactcttcttttttcttttattgatGAGTTGCATGTGTTTATCGTTCGGTTTCCAGTTCTGTTGCTGTGTTGGTTGCTCACTGTTATGGTAACAATGTTGTACTTTGATGACCTGCATGGTTGTACCATGGGCTGAATGTGTATCCTGAGAGCAATTAAGTACTATTTACCCCACAATTGTATCAAGTCCTAACAGAACCCTAGTTTGCCAACATATACCGTACACAACTGTTCAAAAGTTTGAAGTCGCTCAGAAAATTGCACATTTTCCATGAAAActaatttttattaatcaaacgAGTTGCAAAATGAATAGAAACTATATGCAAGATATTGACAAGGTTAGAAATAATGATTTCTGCTTGAAATAATTTTATGCTTCATATTTTGCTttcggggcagcatggtggtgcagtggttagcactgggggcggcatggtggtgcagtggttagcactgggggcggcatggtggtgcagtggttagcactgttgcctcacacctctgggacccgggttcgagtctccgcctgggtcacatgtgtgtggagtttgcatgttctccccacgtcgtcgtggggtttcctctgggtactccggtttccccacacagtccaaaaacatgctgaggctaattggagttgctaaattgcccgtaggtctgCATGTgcgcgtgaatggtgtgtgagtgtgccctgcgatggactggccccccgtcctgggttgttccctgcctcatgcccattgcttcccgtgacccagtaggataagccgtttggaaaatggatggatggatgggtggagatTTTGCTTTCATCACAGAATTCTCTATATGCTGCAAGCCTTGCAGACGTTTGGcgttctaataataataataataataataaattgtatttgtattgcactttatattctagcaatctcaaagtgctacaaagtaGAAGAGTAGTGTAATAAAAAtactataaaatataataataatataaaatacaaagactagactataaagagtaaaaagtaaaaatactcaactaaatgtctttctaaaaagataggtttttagatttttttaaaaaacatcagtCGACTGTGGGGCTCTCAGGTAGTCGGGGGGGGCGTTCCACAGCCTTGGTCCCACAGATGAAAAGGCCCTATCAGCCATGCTACGGAGCTTGGTTCTGGGGACTTGGAGGGTATTAGTGTGAACAGAGCGGAGTGTGCGTGAGGAGGTATGGGGGGTGAGGAGTTCTTGTAAGTAAAGGGGGGCATGTCCATAGATGCACTGATGGGTGAGAAAGGAGACCTTGTACTCTATCCTGAGCGGGACAGGGAGCCAATGAAGGGTTTTCAGGATGGGGGTGATGTGATCATGCTTTCACACCCTCATCAGCTGTTATTTGTTAATCTGCAGAAATTTCACCCGGTGCTTTTTAACTCTGGGTGGACTGGTTGATAGGGATCTGTTCCAGCAATtggaagattgctggtttgtGTCCCGTGAATGCCTTGAAGATGGCCTTGAGCATggtccttaacctgcaattgctttgtcctgggaatGACGTTATACTACATCCAGGTCtgcaaggaggtcctccaagtTACAGGGAAAATGTGAGGGCTGGTGACCcaattggcactccagccactgaaaaaaaacacacctctccatttggactagtgtggtgctgaggtatcacacaCCACACGGCTGCACTTTGGCTCTCATCCCTCAGGTGGTTAGTTATGTGGTGGGTGTGGAAATGTGCTGTAATCAGcatgtgctccttacctctctcttcCTGAAGGGCTTACAAGTTGGCTTGATGGGCGCTTCTTTTGTATTGTATGATCGAGGTGCTCCCACAACAGCTCAGCATGGCTGAAATCCAGTGACTGCTTTTCTAGTCAACATGTCTGTTCTCTGACCCATTTTAATCTTTTCCTTTTATTGATCAGTTTCAGACACGTTTTTTTTCTCTGAAACTTTAGAATGACTATTATAATAGTTTGCCTAAAGGAGTagtggtaaatggactgcatttatatagcacttttatactcttacgagtactcaaagtgctttacattttttcatgcctcacattcacacacccatCCACTCACCGGTGGCACCTGCTCAgcaggagcaatttggggttcagtgtcttgctcaaggacactttgatggggtcaggtgGAAAtaaggctcgaacctgcaacccttcgGTTGCCAaatgatagcactacctcctgcgccaccatcttcccctagTGCACACCTTTTTAAGATATTTTCAGTAATTTAATGTGTGGAATAATCTTCATTTCTCAAATCAACAACAGACAAACAAGTGTCTGAGGAAATTGCATAAAAATCAGTTACTTGTAGCTATAATAGTCATGCACAACATTAACAACATTTAGACTATATTTCTAATCAATTtaatgttaataaaaaaaactgtgatATTCGTTCAAAAAACTGAACATTCTCAGTGATtccaaacttttgaatggtaatGTTTCATATTAGAATTTTTACATAATTCATTTATGCAAACGTTTGGAATTTAATTCTTCACTAATAGATAAGATAAAAGTAGAAAAATAAGGAGCAAGATAAAGAGGGAAAAAACCTGATGCCCTAGAAGTATTTGTTTGTTGATGACATTCCTGATAAGGCCTTTGACGGCCTATTGGAGGGAACATGGGTGAAGCCTGGCAAAATGTGTTACACGAATTCTATAAGGCTGTTAAAATCTGTATTTCGTGCATTCTGAAACATTCAACAATACCGGCTAATACTGAAACGAAAGAAAGAAATGTTTAGCTATAAATGCAGGGatattcattaattaattaatggatCTAAAAGCAGATAAGTAGAAGAGATAAACTGTAGGCCAGGAAATGTAGTG is a window from the Brienomyrus brachyistius isolate T26 chromosome 8, BBRACH_0.4, whole genome shotgun sequence genome containing:
- the LOC125748071 gene encoding cytochrome c oxidase subunit 6C-1; the protein is MSLAKPVMRGLLAKRLRLHLPIAFAVALTIAVGVKYGITEPRKWAYAEFYKNYDANKEFNSMREAGIFESVRPSGK